The sequence below is a genomic window from Lolium perenne isolate Kyuss_39 chromosome 4, Kyuss_2.0, whole genome shotgun sequence.
AAACGCTTTCTTCAATTCCATTCCAAGTATGGAATCTACGAGACATCTCAAAAAATAGTACTGTATTGTAcaatttctgcatgagaaactTAGCTGACGGCACTTTTGCCCATAATTTCAGGCACTCTGTTCTGGCCAACGTTCGTCCTAGCGCTTACCACTTCAGTCATCGGCAGCCAAGCCATGGTGTCGTGCGCCTTTGCGACCATGTCACATCTACAAACGCTCAGCTGCTTCCCAAGGGTGAAGATACTGCACACGTCAAGCCGCTATTCAGGCCATCTCTACATCCCTGAAGTGAACTTCTTTCTTTGCGTGGCTTCTGTTATTGTGACCATAAGCTTCAGGACAACTGGTTTCATCGCCAAAGCACATGGTAAGAAAATGCATGAgcgtttttttttccttttacgTATTGTTTTAAATCTCAACTCAAGCACATAATTAGAATACTAAACTACGTATACTTGTGTACAGAAATATGTGTGGCCCTTGTGATGGTGATCACAACACTGTTGATGACAATCGTGATGCTCCTTGTGTGGAAAGTGAACATCTTGTGGATCGCTCTCTTCTTCGCAGTCTTCATGTCCACAGAGACCATCTACCTATCGGCGGTTCTATACAAGTTCACACAGGGCCCCTACTTCCCCTTGGCCATGTCGGCCGTTCTCATGGTGATCATGATGGTATGGCACTATGTGCACGTGAAACGCTACAAGTACGAGCTCCAGCACACCGTGTCGCCCGACGAGGTGAAGACTCTTCTGGAGCGCCACGACCTGAAGAGGGTTCCGGGTCTCGGCCTCTTCTACACCGAGCTAGTGCAAGGGATTCCTCCCATATTCCCTCACCTCATCGAGAAGATCCCCACCGTCCACTCGGTCATCGTCTTCATCTCGGTGAAGCACCTCCCGATCCCCCACGTCGATGTCTCGGAGCGCTTCCTCTTCCGGCAGGTCGAGCCCAAGGAGAGCATGGTGTTCCGGTGTGTTGCTCGGTACGGATACCGGGACAGCCTCGAGGCGGCCAACGACTTCGTCGCCACTCTCGTCGAGTACCTCCAATACTATGTCCGGGACCTCAGCCTCTACTGCACAGCCGAGCCACTAAGGACGAGCTACCCTAGCATTCGAATCGATAGCTTTTCTTGGGACAAAAAACACTCGGGGCATGGCAGCGGCATCCATGCCGAGGAGATGCTTACACCAATCCAATCCTTCTCTGAACTCACAATGCATCAAGTTGGTATGAGCAGCCGCCTGGGAATATTTCAGGTAACAATTTAATTACACGCATCAGCTGCAAATTACTCTTATCAATGCATACCTCGTACTATTGACCGGTTCTAATAGTACTTGTTTTCACATAAATAGCCGGCCAAGATGAACCTAGAGGAGATGTTAAGGATTGAGGAGGACCAAAAGGTTATCCAACGGGAGGTGGATAATGGTGTGGTTTACATACTTGGGGAGACTGAAGTGGTGGCCAAACCTCACTCCAACCTCATTAAGAAGATTGCTGTAAACTACATCTTCAACTTTCTCAGGAAGAACTCTCGGAAAGGAGAGAAGATGTTTTCCATTCCACGGGGGAAACTGCTCAAGGTTTGCATCGCATATGAAATTTGAATTTGCAGAGAAAGAGGACGTGCAGATGTGCACCATGCCACCATACATGCGAGAGACTTCATGTGTTGGTTGATGGGATTGATGAGGGTGCGCGCATATAACTCTATGGGGCAAAAataaacatatatatatatcaattcaATTTCGTTATATATATAGAGATCCAGCTGACGCTATACTTGCTTTTTGTTTGTACAAAAAACTGAACGTAAGAAGTGTAACGTGCACCATGTTTAAGCAACATAGTACTTCATAGTAACTATTAGAAGCACTACAGGAATCCGAGGAGACGCCGACGGCCGGCATCATCAAATTCATAGTTATTGTGGTAATATTTAAGCAAATCCAGTTGGCTTTTAGATGGAGCTAGCCTAGTCCTAAACTAAAAGTATCCAAGGTATGTTGTTCTAGTACAACAAAAGTCTCAAGTTTTTGTGTCCAAGTTGTTAGGGATGCATGTATAACTTGACACGCCACTGGCACGTGATCATCAATTGTAGCAACTAGAGCGTCATATGCCATAAACATAGGGGTGGAGGTGACATTACGAGGCACTTGAGACGTCATTGTCTCCTACGTGAAGCAGGCTTGAGCTGTCGAGAAAGTAGTGGATCGGCTGATCCGCTAGATCCCTTCCAGCCGCCACTGGCACTGGCGTCTTCATGTTGCTTGTGTGCGGACTACGATTAGTGCAGAACTTAGGAAATTTAGAGGAGGATCTGAGATAGGCGCTAATAGGGGTAGATCACCAGCCGCCGGACTCCCCTCTTTTTTTATATATGCACATGCAACGAGGGGCTAGAACAATTAGTTGAAGGGTcctgctgagcgtcccccgggggatagaAACTCCCGATCCCCCGGCTCCACCGGTCGACACGTGTCCACATACCTCTCCGATTCTTTTCCAGATACCAGCCTGCAAACTCTCCACCACGAGAAAAAAAAACAGAGCACACGGGCATCCAAGCACTGCGACGCGCGTGCAGCTCCTACCACCTATCTCCACCGCCCCTGTCGGCCGGCTCCGGTTAGAGAACTCGCCGGCGACGTCCATGCTAGTAGCACCACCGCCGTCGGACGTATTAGCCACCACCGCCACATGTAGCAGCGCTACCAGTCAGAGGTAGCAGACGCCGCGCTGCTTGTAGCACCGCCGTCCGGACATTGCGGAGGTTGCCGTCGCTAGTAGCAGCGTCGCCAGCTGTTGGTAGCAGACGCCGCAGGCCGGAAGTAGCAGACGCCGTCGTCGCTAGCAGCAGAGCCGCTAGCCTTCGGTAGCAGACGCCACCGTCGCATGTAGCAGCGCCGCCGGACGAGCGTAGCAGACGCCGCTGCCCCTTGTAGCAGCGCCGCCTGCCTTTGGTAGCATACAACGCCGCCGGACGAACGTAGTAACGCCGCGTGTAGCACGCCGCCGGCCGGACGTAGCAGCCGCCGCCGCTTGTAGCAAACACGCCGATAACGCCTGTAGCACAACCGGCGGGCCAAAAAAACTACACGGTCGCCGGCCCGGCCGTCCGCTCCCCGGCCCGAGGCTAGCGCTGCCGGTCGGCCGCATGCTGCTCTCGCATCCACCGCCGCTGACTGGCCCCTATCTCTGGCGGTCCGCGCCTCTCGGCCCGAGGCTGGCGCTGCCGGTCGGCCGCGTCCACCGCCGCGGACTGCCTCGTCTATTACTTCCATCGCCGGAGAGAGAAGAGAGATAACGCACCCGTGCTCGCCGGAGAGAAGCCGAGAGAGAGAGATTTGGGGGAAGGTGGACATCGCCGAGCGGGGCGCAGAGCTAGCGATGGAGACGAGGAATTTTCTCGAGCGGATAAGGCAGAGAATTTTTTTTCTCCGCGGCGGTCATGTGGGTCCAAGAAGCACGTGGTCCACACATCTCCACGCATCGGACGGCCTCCCACCAGGAGGATGCAAGTGCTTAATCCCCCGGAGGAATCGTAGCTTTTTCCTTAGTTTGAATAGGATTCTCCCGATAATCAGAGTGTTTGGCTTACGTACATGTGAGGGTTCAATAGTTGGTTAGTGGCCCCTCCCTTTATCCTTTCATTAATCCATTTTGACTCGGTTCTTTTTGTTATAATCAAGACAACAAATAACAAAGAACGAACAAAGTAAACCATGGGGGATGAAGATTTTCATGTGGAAAATATCTCCAACAAAGAGAGGAAAAAATCACTGACAGTAGCCAGCAAAATTTAACTACACCAGGATTGTTTTACAACAGCGTTAGTTTTTCAATGAAGCAATCAACCCCCGTCGGCGGCTTGTAGGATGTATTTATAGACAGAGATGACCCTCCTCTCCTCTCGGCCTAACCCTCCACGCGATGGGACCCACTCTGCAAGTcaaaagttagcctcccttttatATATATAAATTTGGATCTCAACATAACAAGATTTACATTGAGACAATTTTATCTTGTAGCATAAATATCAACAATGTCCTGAACAATAAATAACACATTTGACGCCAAATAGCAACTAGGAATAAACACTTATACTAACCAAGCtcaagcaaagctcaaacttggcaaCATGAACTGGTTTTTTCATCATATTGACAAGATTATCATGGGTTCTAATATTGCATGCCTATAGTCTAACTTGagatcaatgtgctttgtcctctcatgaaaTATTTGATATTTAGTAAGTTATATTGCACTTTGACTATCACATTATAGAGTAATGCAAGTATTATCTCCACAAAGCTTACCGTACGAACGTTTCAACCAAATAGATTATTTGCAAGCTTCAGCAACAACCATTTAATTCTATTTTGATTGTAGAATGGGAAACAACATGTATTAATGTTGCCTTCCAAGTCACAACACATCCACCACCAGCAAGCGCATAACATGTGAAGGACTTCCTCTTATCAGCAGCACCATCTCAAACCGTATAGCCAGCGAGTCCCTCACCGATCTTGCCAAATTTGAAGCAAAATTTTGGATTTCCACAAAGGTACCCTAAAAATTCACTAAACAGGTTTCCAATGTTTTTTACCATGATCAACCATGGATTGACTAACCAAACTCATTGCATATGATAAATCAGGACGAGAATAAACCATGGCATACATTAAAGAACCAGCAACACTAGAATATGAAACTCGTGGCATGTATTAAAAATCATCATCAAAAGTAGGAGACTACAAAGCTTACAAGTTGAAGTGAGAAGCAACTGTATTACTAGACTTAGCATCAAGCATATTAAAATGTTGAAGGACCTTCTTAATGTATCTTTGCTGACCAGGAAATAAAAAGCAATATTGATGGCCCTTGTCATTTCGATAGCTActattttcttagcagcaccaagatccttcatatCTTAAATGTGACTTTAAAGTAACAATCAGCATACCGTCAGCATATAACAACAAGTACATAGGTGATCCATCAACAATCTTCATAAAAACATATATCATATTGTGATCTCTTAAAACCACGTGCAAGCATAATTGAATCAAACCTTTTGTACAATTTTCTTGGATACTGATTCAAACCATAAAGGGACATCTTTAATTTGCAAACAAGGTACTCCTTacaaggcacaacaaaacattctggttggtccatgtatatctcctccttCAGTTCTCCATGCAAAAAAATCAGTCTTCGGCTCTAActtctcaagctcaagatcatgcatagccacaataccaaaaATGCACGAACGGAACTATGTTTCACGGTCGGAgtgaatacatcattataatcaattcCTAAAATTTGGGTGAAAcattttgctactaaccttgcctcaAACCTTGGATGTTTATTTGGAGACAAAACCTccctttctcttgaagatccacttaTGAAAGACATTTTTTTGTTTGTTTAGGAAAGCGCACAACATCTCATGGTACATTTTTTAAGCGATTtcatctcctcttgcatagcagaaatctACTTCTCGCGGTCAACGGATGGAACATGTTCGTTATATGTAGTAGGATCAGAACCATTCTTCACTTGTTCAGCAAAAATCAAGCTGAACAACTCAAAGCGTAATGAATAATATCATATTTTTAAATTAACCGAGGGGATGACCTTAGTATCACCTCGTTCTATCCGCAGCAATGGAATTATTGTTTGCTCCAAAACATGTGGTGAATTTTGAACAACAATATTATCATTATTGTTTTTAGAAACTTCATTTTTTTCTCATTCAGGTTCTCCACATGCATGCTAATCTTCTCTTGCTCTCATTAAAAATATTGTAAACATCAAAATATCAGAAACCTATATAGATGGACTATCATGATACATAACAGTCTCATTGAAAAACAACATTTCTGCTCATCAAACCCATTTAATATTCAGCATTCTACAACTTAAATGCTTAACTCATGAACCATAGACAAATAAGAagtgcaaccgaaaactctcaactATGTATAATCAGCAGGAGAACAAAACCATACCTCAATGGCAGTTTGCTTATCAAACGGAATGCAAGGTGACATGTTTATCAACTAACAGGTGGTGGAAGCTGCTTCAGCTCCAAAACGCATGTCTATCCCATCATTAGACATTGTGTAACAAGCCTTGCAGATGATGGTTCTATTCATCCTATCAGCCACACCATTCTGTTGAGGAGTATGCAGGATGGTGTCTTGCGTGTCAATGCCTTCATCGTTGCAGTAATCATTAAAAATAGTACAAGAAAATTGCATTCCACTCTTAGTACGAAGCAATTTAACCTTCTTTTCAGTTTGCatctctaccataactttccactttctaaaagtatcaaacacatcagatttatgtttcagaaagtAAGGCTATGTTTTTCTAAAGTAATCATCAATTACATTAtgcatgtaatttgcaccaccaatACAAGTCTTCCGAGAAGGTCCACACACATAAGCAGGCACACAATCTAATATTCCTTTGGTATTATGCACAAAAGCATTGAATTTTACCATCTTATGCTTACAAAAATGCATTGCTCGGAGAATTCTAACTTATTCTTGTTCTTGCCATCTAGGAGGTTATCTCCTTTGTTATTTTTTcatgccatgttcactcatatgtccgAGACACAGATGCCAGAGATTAAATTTACTATGTTCATCAGGAATAACAACATCAACAATAGTACCAATCAAAGTGCTATCTCTAAGAACAAACAACAACTTCGCCTAATACATATCATCCCAATCATGTGAATGAGACAACCTTTTGATACCTTCAAAACTCCACGTGAACTGGAGTGTTTATACCCCTCGACATCAAAGGTGTTGAGTGAGATCAGATCTCTTGGCATGCTTGTATGTGTCTTACCTCAGTCAATGTGTGTATCATGCCATCATGCATCCTGATATGAATAGAGCCAATTCCCATGATCTCACGTGGGTGTGGTTGTCTCCCAtacgcacaacatctccactctTCACAAACTCATAAGAAATGAACCAGTATTTGTTACAACAAATATGAAACAAATATGCATAATCAAGTTTCCATTCAGAACTACCAGAAACATGAACACCACATACAACTTGCAAATCATTatcagaattatcactggaaacaaTAGCAGCCTTACATCACCATCAGATTTGATTTTTAGTTGGTAAGTACAATTTAttttctccttgttctgcaacttccaaatatcatcattcatcaatgatgtGATTGTTTTTCTTATAGTACATGCATAACTTGTCTTTTCCATTGGACTTTGAACGGGCTTTGCCGGTCTTGTTGTCGTATGTGTTGTATTGTTGGTGGTATTTATTTTGCTCCGACCTACCTCGAACCTGGATGATGACCCTGTTGCACCATAGTTTTCATATTTTCCCTATGTtggagggcctcataaacttAGACAGAGGTTAGTTCATCATGGCTTAATAATATGGTGACTCGGAAATTTGTAAAGGAACTAGGTAATGATACTAACAACAGAAGAGCGAGATCTTCATCTTCATACCTTACCTCCATGGACAAAAACTAACAGGGCGATTTCCCTAAAGATCGATAGGCGATTCATCACTGACGCACCTTCTTGCAACTTGTGTGAGAGAGAAAATCATCTTCATGCGCATCTTACTCgttagatctttggacatgcacatcgattccagtttcaaccacaACGCCGATGCAGTTTTCACCAGCAACACTTCCTGCAAAATATTACTGGACAAATAAATTTCAATGAAAGACAAATCCTTACGGTCCTTCTGCTTTTCTTCACTAGTCCATTTTTTTGCATCGTTCTTGCCAAATCCAACCCACACTTCATAAAGATCTGATGTTTGGACGAGTATCGCCCTCATATTTACTTGCCAAAAAGAGAACCTTGTGGTGTAGTCCAGCTGTGATTGATCAAAATTCAACGATGACATGTCGCAAACCCTAGAAGGAAAAACGGTATGTAATACTACGTGTTATAAACGAGACAAGCAAATAATGAAGAACGAATAAAGCTGCACTAGAGCGGACAGAAGATATTAACGTGGAAAAACCTCTCCAACAAACATAGAAAAACCTCTCCAATAAAGCTGCACCAGAGGGGACAGGAGTTTTTACATGGTGCAAACTCATCGTTTCTTGTTGTTTTCTCGCCCCAAAACTATTTCTTTCCTGCCAAAGTTTCCTATGAAACTCAGGCGttgtcgttcaacatcaacaattATGGCATACCAGCCTATCAACCAATTTAAGTCCAGGAATAAAATTCTTTAGCCATGATTGCAACTATGGGTTTATTATTAGAGTACAGTACAAGTTGTCTTGAAATTATATCAACCAATTAAAGTACAGGAATAAAATTCTTTAGCCATGAATACAACTTTCCGGGTGGCCTTATCACATGCTATAAATTCTATTGCATGGTAGATGAAGCAGTAATTGTTTCTTTGGAGCTTTTCCACGACATGCTTCCTTCGACAAGTGTGAATACATAATCTGATGTGGATTTCTTGCTATCCACACAACCGAGATAACCAACATGTGAATagccaataacttctaggttatgAGACCTTTGATATATAAGCATGCATGTAGTATTTCGTGTCTTCCATGTAACGCAACACTTTCTTTGCGGCCTTCGAGTGGTCTAGTCCTAGATTATGATGGAATCTATCAGCCTTTATGCCAACAACTCGCGGCCCCTTCAAGAATTTTTTCTTCTATATTTATAGTCAGATTGTTCACTACGTTGTTGACTTTCCGAACAGTTTCCTCCACAAGGCACTAAAAAAAATGTATCTTTAGGTAAAATACAATAAATACAATTTTGTTGGTTGGGGCTGGAACATAAATTATGCTTGTATATATGTAGGGACCTGGAGCTAAAAATATATTTTAGAGGGGACATCTTGGGGTTTGCTTAGTGAGTGGGAACACTAAAGCTTAAAGTCTAGAACTTAACCTTATTGATgaaaattaagtgggagcaatTGCCGCCTCAAGCTACTGTTACCTTAGCATCCCTCTGAAATTAAAAGGATGTTATATCTGGCACGTATTTAACTTATAACATATCTGTCAACTAGCTAAACGGtgttgtgaaggagatatgccctagaggcaataataaagtggttattatatatctttatgtttatgataaatgtttatataccatgctataattgtattaaccgaaacattgatacatgtgtgatatgtaaacaacaaagagtccctagtatgcctc
It includes:
- the LOC127323319 gene encoding probable potassium transporter 16 produces the protein MAMSSGRSNQEIVPYSGDLEVPVQPVDVQRQDSLYLDATRPAHGGHHAGRDSWLRTLRLGFQCVGILYADLGTSPLYVYSNTFKYGIGHEDDVLGVLSLIIYSFLLFALIKIIFIALYANDDGEGGTFALYSLISRYARVALIPNQQAEDELVSSSSRHRKPSAPFRRAQWMKNLLEASKPAKLTLFFLTIFATALAISDSILTPSISVLSAVNGLKLRSPNLTTDQVVWITVGILVAFFAVQHLGTVKIGYTFAPIVVIWLLLISGIGIYDLIKYDVGTLKAFNPKYIIDYFRRNKKKGWVSLGEILLCFTGTEALYADLGYFSIKSIQLSFSFGLLPSVLLSYIGQAAYLRKHMDIQYVPNAFFNSIPSTLFWPTFVLALTTSVIGSQAMVSCAFATMSHLQTLSCFPRVKILHTSSRYSGHLYIPEVNFFLCVASVIVTISFRTTGFIAKAHEICVALVMVITTLLMTIVMLLVWKVNILWIALFFAVFMSTETIYLSAVLYKFTQGPYFPLAMSAVLMVIMMVWHYVHVKRYKYELQHTVSPDEVKTLLERHDLKRVPGLGLFYTELVQGIPPIFPHLIEKIPTVHSVIVFISVKHLPIPHVDVSERFLFRQVEPKESMVFRCVARYGYRDSLEAANDFVATLVEYLQYYVRDLSLYCTAEPLRTSYPSIRIDSFSWDKKHSGHGSGIHAEEMLTPIQSFSELTMHQVGMSSRLGIFQPAKMNLEEMLRIEEDQKVIQREVDNGVVYILGETEVVAKPHSNLIKKIAVNYIFNFLRKNSRKGEKMFSIPRGKLLKVCIAYEI